One window of the Epinephelus moara isolate mb chromosome 24, YSFRI_EMoa_1.0, whole genome shotgun sequence genome contains the following:
- the gcnt7 gene encoding beta-1,3-galactosyl-O-glycosyl-glycoprotein beta-1,6-N-acetylglucosaminyltransferase 7 isoform X2: MHLEGAKCSFLLCLGISTIICSVIYLRTNVPTEPKLLEPPSCRPFSTKCKALLPSMEEGVQWNRHDCQMENYILNSQMQCSNLTRDLHFITRPLSREEEDYPIAFIVTVHKELELFVRLLRAIYMPQNVYCIHVDEKASLEYQTAVLKLVSCFENTFLSSRSETVTYAGFSRLKADLNCMKDLVKSKIGWKKVVNLCGQDFPVKSNLELVRYMQSKEWRDRNMTPGVKQPVTMRHRTHLQHREITGSHVALKGLGLTKGPPPHNLQVYFGTAYYALTRAFVDFVLESPIANDLLEWSKDTFSPDEHYWVTLNHIKAPSSNIDGDWSGDIRAIKWRDQEGKAHNGCKGHYVRDICIFAVEDLPWIVMRNSMFANKFETNSFPEAVDCLEQWHRNKVLSQATVPIEPSWLLATQSNSSSSHFHSTAGA, encoded by the exons ATGCACCTTGAGGGGGCAAAATGCAGCTTCCTGTTGTGCCTTGGGATAAGTACTATTATCTGTTCAGTCATTTACTTGAGGACAAACGTGCCAACAGAGCCTAAGCTGCTAGAGCCTCCAAGCTGCAGGCCCTTCTCCACTAAATGTAAAGCTTTGCTGCCCAGCATGGAGGAAGGAGTGCAGTGGAACCGCCATGACTGCCAg ATGGAGAACTATATCCTGAATAGTCAAATGCAGTGTTCCAATTTGACCAGAGACCTACACTTCATCACAAGACCTCTAAGTCGTGAGGAGGAGGACTACCCCATAGCATTCATTGTGACTGTTCACAAGGAGCTAGAGCTATTTGTGCGCCTGTTGCGGGCCATTTACATGCCACAAAATGTCTactgcattcatgtggatgaAAAGGCTTCATTGGAGTACCAGACTGCTGTACTGAAGCTAGTCAGCTGCTTTGAAAATACCTTCCTCTCCAGCCGCAGCGAGACAGTGACATACGCTGGGTTTTCCCGCCTGAAAGCAGATTTGAACTGCATGAAGGATCTAGTGAAGTCCAAGATCGGCTGGAAGAAGGTGGTGAATCTGTGTGGACAGGATTTCCCTGTCAAGAGCAACCTGGAATTGGTGCGGTACATGCAGAGCAAAGAGTGGAGGGACAGAAACATGACGCCTGGGGTCAAGCAGCCCGTGACTATGAGGCACAGGACACATCTCCAGCACCGGGAGATAACAGGGTCACATGTAGCTCTCAAAGGGCTGGGACTGACGAAAGGTCCTCCTCCACACAATCTGCAAGTTTATTTTGGAACAGCCTACTATGCTCTCACAAGGGCTTTTGTAGACTTTGTTCTGGAAAGCCCAATAGCCAACGACCTCTTGGAGTGGTCCAAAGACACGTTCAGTCCAGACGAGCACTACTGGGTGACACTCAACCACATCAAAG CTCCGAGCAGCAACATAGATGGAGATTGGTCAGGAGACATCCGAGCAATCAAGTGGAGGGATCAAGAGGGGAAAGCACACAATGGATGCAAAG gGCATTATGTACGAGACATCTGCATCTTTGCAGTTGAAGACCTGCCGTGGATCGTCATGAGGAACAGCATGTTTGCCAATAAGTTTGAGACTAATAGCTTTCCTGAGGCCGTCGACTGCCTGGAGCAGTGGCACAGGAACAAGGTGTTGAGCCAGGCAACTGTTCCCATAGAGCCATCATGGCTGCTGGCCACACAGAGCAACTCAAGCAGCAGCCATTTCCACAGTACTGCTGGAGCATGA
- the gcnt7 gene encoding beta-1,3-galactosyl-O-glycosyl-glycoprotein beta-1,6-N-acetylglucosaminyltransferase 7 isoform X1 produces MHLEGAKCSFLLCLGISTIICSVIYLRTNVPTEPKLLEPPSCRPFSTKCKALLPSMEEGVQWNRHDCQMENYILNSQMQCSNLTRDLHFITRPLSREEEDYPIAFIVTVHKELELFVRLLRAIYMPQNVYCIHVDEKASLEYQTAVLKLVSCFENTFLSSRSETVTYAGFSRLKADLNCMKDLVKSKIGWKKVVNLCGQDFPVKSNLELVRYMQSKEWRDRNMTPGVKQPVTMRHRTHLQHREITGSHVALKGLGLTKGPPPHNLQVYFGTAYYALTRAFVDFVLESPIANDLLEWSKDTFSPDEHYWVTLNHIKEAPSSNIDGDWSGDIRAIKWRDQEGKAHNGCKGHYVRDICIFAVEDLPWIVMRNSMFANKFETNSFPEAVDCLEQWHRNKVLSQATVPIEPSWLLATQSNSSSSHFHSTAGA; encoded by the exons ATGCACCTTGAGGGGGCAAAATGCAGCTTCCTGTTGTGCCTTGGGATAAGTACTATTATCTGTTCAGTCATTTACTTGAGGACAAACGTGCCAACAGAGCCTAAGCTGCTAGAGCCTCCAAGCTGCAGGCCCTTCTCCACTAAATGTAAAGCTTTGCTGCCCAGCATGGAGGAAGGAGTGCAGTGGAACCGCCATGACTGCCAg ATGGAGAACTATATCCTGAATAGTCAAATGCAGTGTTCCAATTTGACCAGAGACCTACACTTCATCACAAGACCTCTAAGTCGTGAGGAGGAGGACTACCCCATAGCATTCATTGTGACTGTTCACAAGGAGCTAGAGCTATTTGTGCGCCTGTTGCGGGCCATTTACATGCCACAAAATGTCTactgcattcatgtggatgaAAAGGCTTCATTGGAGTACCAGACTGCTGTACTGAAGCTAGTCAGCTGCTTTGAAAATACCTTCCTCTCCAGCCGCAGCGAGACAGTGACATACGCTGGGTTTTCCCGCCTGAAAGCAGATTTGAACTGCATGAAGGATCTAGTGAAGTCCAAGATCGGCTGGAAGAAGGTGGTGAATCTGTGTGGACAGGATTTCCCTGTCAAGAGCAACCTGGAATTGGTGCGGTACATGCAGAGCAAAGAGTGGAGGGACAGAAACATGACGCCTGGGGTCAAGCAGCCCGTGACTATGAGGCACAGGACACATCTCCAGCACCGGGAGATAACAGGGTCACATGTAGCTCTCAAAGGGCTGGGACTGACGAAAGGTCCTCCTCCACACAATCTGCAAGTTTATTTTGGAACAGCCTACTATGCTCTCACAAGGGCTTTTGTAGACTTTGTTCTGGAAAGCCCAATAGCCAACGACCTCTTGGAGTGGTCCAAAGACACGTTCAGTCCAGACGAGCACTACTGGGTGACACTCAACCACATCAAAG AAGCTCCGAGCAGCAACATAGATGGAGATTGGTCAGGAGACATCCGAGCAATCAAGTGGAGGGATCAAGAGGGGAAAGCACACAATGGATGCAAAG gGCATTATGTACGAGACATCTGCATCTTTGCAGTTGAAGACCTGCCGTGGATCGTCATGAGGAACAGCATGTTTGCCAATAAGTTTGAGACTAATAGCTTTCCTGAGGCCGTCGACTGCCTGGAGCAGTGGCACAGGAACAAGGTGTTGAGCCAGGCAACTGTTCCCATAGAGCCATCATGGCTGCTGGCCACACAGAGCAACTCAAGCAGCAGCCATTTCCACAGTACTGCTGGAGCATGA